Part of the Mycolicibacterium mageritense genome is shown below.
ACGTTGCCCTCCGAAACCAGGGTTGACGGTCATCACCAGCAGGAGATCGGTCAGGCCGAGGACATTGGTGACAGCGTCCAGTGGCGTCGCGGGGTTCAGCGCGACGCCGGCGCGGGCGCCGAGCCCACGAATCGACGACAATGTGCGGTGCAGGTGCCTGCAGGCCTCGGCGTGCACGATCACGATGTCACAGCCGGCCTCAACCCAGCGGTCCAGCATTGCGTCTGGCTCCTCGACCATCAGGTGCGCCTCGAAGCCGATGGCGACTCGTGTGCGGTTGGCCGCGATGATATCGGGGCCGAACGTGATGTTCGGGACGAAACGACCGTCCATGACGTCCCATTGGATCCGGTCCACACCGGCTCGCTCGATCTCTTCGACATCGCGGCCGAGCGACGCGAAGTCGGCCGGCAGAACGGACGCGACGATTTTGGGCTCTGACAACGCCACCTGGACCATCGGGCATTCCCTTTCTGTTTGTGAAGATGATAGGAACGCCGAGCGGGCATTCTGTCCCCCGGATTGGGGGATAGCCGGGGTGATCGGTCACCCGAAGAAAAAGCAATTCCCCGGTGACTGAGGGGACAAACGCGCATATCGTGAATACATGACGGCGGCTGTTTCTCCGGGGCCCATACGCGTGGTGCTCGTCGATGATCACGAAATGGTGATCGAGGGTCTCAAGGCGATGCTCGCTCCATTTAAGAACAGGGTGCGAGTGGTGGGCCACGCGATCGGTGTTGAAAATGCCATGTCGGTTATTTCCGGCCTGCACCCGGACATTGTCTTGTGCGATGTCAGGTTGCAAGGAGCGAGTGGTCTCGACCTGTGTAGAGCTGTCCGGGAGCGGGACGCCGGGCGCCGGGTGATTCTGTTGTCGGTGTACGACGACGAGCAGTACCTGTTCCAGGCGCTCCGGGTGGGCGCGTCCGGGTATCTCTTGAAAGGCATCAGCAGTGACGAGCTGGTGCGCCAGTTGGAGTACGTGCGCAGCGGCTCGACGGCGATTGACCCCGGACTGGCAGCGCGTGCCGCCGACACCGCGGCCCGCCTGCAACGTGACGAGTTCTGGCCCGGCGCACGGCACGGGCTGACTCAGCGGGAAAGCGAGATCCTCTCGCTTGTGGTGTCGGGGCTGTCCAATCGAGGGTTGGCCAGCAAACTGGTGATCGGCGACGAGACCGTCAAGAGTCATCTCAGGGCGATCTACCGCAAGCTCGATGTCAGTGACCGGACCGCTGCGGTGGCCGTCGCCTTGCGCGAAGGCATCTTTCAGTGACGCCGGCGCTGTCCACGGCGCGCACGATGCGCGGGCTGGTCGGCATAGACCAGGAAATCGCGCTGTTGCAGGACATCGTCGCCGTGACGTCCAGCGGACCCGACGTTGGATCGATGGCCGCTGCGGTATCGGGTCTGATCACCGCGGTCACGGCGTGCGACGTGTGTTTCGTGCATGTGCTCGACGACACTGAACGGACGTTGACGTTGGCCGGAGCTACGCCGCCCTTCGATGAGCAGGTGGGAAAGATCCGGTTGCCCCTTGGATCTGGTGTCTCAGGTTGGGTGGCCGCCCGCCGCGAACCGGTCGTGATAGTCAGCGACAAGGAGAAGGATCCGCGGTATGTGCCGATCGAGGCACTGAGGGGAGCGGACTTCACTTCCATGGCCTCCGTGCCGATGGAGACCGATCCTGGCGGACTGGTCGGCGTGCTCAACGTGCACACCGTGCAGCGACGGGACTTTACCCAGCGGGATGTGCAGCTGCTGGTCGCCATTGGACGGCTTCTGGCGGGTGCGCTGCACCAGGCGAGGTTGCACCGCCGGCTTGCCGCCAGGGAAACCGCACATGAGAACTTTGCCGAGCAGGTGATCGCGGCGCAGGAGGCCGAGCGGCGCCGGCTGGCCGCTGACATCCACGACGGGATCTCGCAACGTCTGGTGAGTCTCAGTTATCGGCTTGACGCGGCCGCGCGGGCCGTCGATGTCTCCGACAGTTCGGCGGCCGCCCAGCAGATCGAGAAGTGTCGCGACCTGGTGGATCTGACCCTCGCCGAGGCGCGTTCGGCCATAGGTGGACTGCGCCCGCCGGTGCTCGACGATCTGGGCCTTGCCGGTGGTCTGGCCAGCCTGGCCTCGTCGATTTCGGAAATCGACATCGATCTCAAGCTGGCGGAGGACCGGCTCCCTGAGCACATCGAGGTCGCCCTGTACCGCATAGCCCAGGAGTCGCTGCAGAACGTCGTCAAACACTCGCGCGCAATGGCTGCCACGGTGCAGTTCTCCGCGTCCGATGGCGTGGCCCGCCTGTTGGTCGAC
Proteins encoded:
- the rpe gene encoding ribulose-phosphate 3-epimerase, with the translated sequence MVQVALSEPKIVASVLPADFASLGRDVEEIERAGVDRIQWDVMDGRFVPNITFGPDIIAANRTRVAIGFEAHLMVEEPDAMLDRWVEAGCDIVIVHAEACRHLHRTLSSIRGLGARAGVALNPATPLDAVTNVLGLTDLLLVMTVNPGFGGQRYISDMEPKIAAARAEIDRRGLDIELEVDGGIGIDTIGGATAAGATVCCAGSALFSGENRMAQRARALRAAARERLVLQ
- a CDS encoding response regulator; the encoded protein is MTAAVSPGPIRVVLVDDHEMVIEGLKAMLAPFKNRVRVVGHAIGVENAMSVISGLHPDIVLCDVRLQGASGLDLCRAVRERDAGRRVILLSVYDDEQYLFQALRVGASGYLLKGISSDELVRQLEYVRSGSTAIDPGLAARAADTAARLQRDEFWPGARHGLTQRESEILSLVVSGLSNRGLASKLVIGDETVKSHLRAIYRKLDVSDRTAAVAVALREGIFQ
- a CDS encoding GAF domain-containing sensor histidine kinase — encoded protein: MRGLVGIDQEIALLQDIVAVTSSGPDVGSMAAAVSGLITAVTACDVCFVHVLDDTERTLTLAGATPPFDEQVGKIRLPLGSGVSGWVAARREPVVIVSDKEKDPRYVPIEALRGADFTSMASVPMETDPGGLVGVLNVHTVQRRDFTQRDVQLLVAIGRLLAGALHQARLHRRLAARETAHENFAEQVIAAQEAERRRLAADIHDGISQRLVSLSYRLDAAARAVDVSDSSAAAQQIEKCRDLVDLTLAEARSAIGGLRPPVLDDLGLAGGLASLASSISEIDIDLKLAEDRLPEHIEVALYRIAQESLQNVVKHSRAMAATVQFSASDGVARLLVDDDGIGFDPTAGAVSAEPGGYGMLSMAERVEIVGGRLSVRSRPGTGTTVCAVVPLVAPEGAQAD